aatacagagtCTACCAGCACAAAGTTCCAGCAAATCTCTGGcaggaaaacaaaaaccaatcAGATTTGCCTTCCTGGCATTAGGCTGCTGTCACCATCACTGCTTAGTCTGTGTCATAGACAAACTCAGGAGGGGCCCAGAAAATGATTGGAGTCAGCTCTCTTCAAAGCTTGAGCACTCACGTTCTTAGCGTAGAGTGAGTAGTCATCTGCGCGCACACATTTGTAATCCTTCTCCTTGAAATACAGCCCTTCTCGTCGGGCTTGTAAAGGGTTCTTGGCGAATCCGTTTGTAAGTGTTCGAATATCGTTGGGCATGACCTGTAGAAGTTAAATAGACTAGGAGCTGGCAGACTTCGGCAGGCAGGTCAAATTTGGCCCACTGTCCACTTTTGCAGGTctataaaatcattttatttattattatattttgggAGGGATGACAGGGTATCATGCATGTTAATTTTTACTGCTCCTATAtactctttcccctccccccagagcaTTAAGAAGGAgagattggggagtcgggcggtggcgcagtgggttaagcacacgtggcgcaaagcacaaggaccggcataaggatccctgttcgagcctccggctctccacctgcaggggagtcgcttcacaggcggtgaagcaggtctgcaggtgtctatctttctctccctctctctgtctccccccccctccatttctctctgtcctgtccaacaacaacgacatcaatgcaatgataatgatagccacagcaatggtaaaacaaccagggtaacaaaagggaaaaatggcctctaggagcagtggatttgcacaccgaaccccggcaataaccctggaggcaaaaaaaaaaaaaaggggagattgGAGCTTCCTGCAGTGATGTGGGCATCCCCATGGGgtatcagggctcaaacctggactttGGACATGGCAAGGCACTCACCTACCTGATTCAGttgtaagtttaaaaaaaactcctttttaatgtttaatgaactaattcatttattttataggctagagaaaaaatgaaaggggaagggcagatagaggtgaagagaaaacaagagatacctgaagcactgttcactactagtgaagctttccccttacaagtggggggctgggggcttgaacccaggcccttgcacatggtaaaatgtgagttcaaccatgtgtgccacctccAGCCCCTCAGTTATCAGTTTTTAAGTGGATggagtaaagaaaacaaaacaaacaaaagctcaaCTATGAACTGGTGTTGCATTGGAATTCCCTGAAATTGCATTTGTATCTAGAAAGCTTTGTGGGAACATCTCCACACCTGATCTTGTACACATCTGTGGCTGCTTCCCCAATCCAACTCAGAAACAATCAGCTGTGACACAGACCTTCTGGCCCTAAAATACTTACAGAAAAAGTTCATTTAAaactggctggggggggggggctgggaagtagtgcagcaggttaagcgcacatggcaagaagagaaaggaccggcttaaggatcccagtttgagcccccggctccccacctgcgggggagtcgcttcacaggcggtgaagcaggtctgcaggtgtctatctttctctccccctctctggcttcccctcctctctccatttctctgtcctatccaacaacaaaaacaataataataactacaacaacaataaaaaaacaagggcaacaaaaggaaataaataaattaattagttaaaagaacttaaaaacaacaagggtgacaaaagtgaaaataaataatgaaaaaaataaagaaaaaaaaaaaaaaccaaaccaaacaacagTGGAGCAAAagcatgtcccccccccccccccccccccccccccccgcttggtCTCTCTTACACTGAATCCGGGCGAGGCGACACACAGAGTCCGCTCGTGGAGTTTGATGAGGGCCGCGCTGTCCACATGCTTTGTGCCCAGGAGAGTGTCTAACAtgagggtctgcaggtggctcaTGCTGTCTCAGCGCTGAGGAAGCAAACTGCAGTTGAACCCGTGTGCTCTGGCCAGTTTGTGAAACTCCTGCAAATACAAATGTCCCGCCAACGCTGGGTAGCTCTCCTGTGAGTGTGCACATGCTGGCGATCGGTGAAAGTGCTgggccttcttttctttccctttctttttaaaaatcttctagtttcctactatgtgcgcttaacccggtgcgccacccaccacctggcctcccaatCTCATAATTTCCTAACCACATCAGTGATGTGTATCGGAATCACCAGCAATTAAAAACTAAAcacggggagtcaggcggtagcgcagcggggtaagcgcacatggtgccaagcgcaaggaccgtcataaggatcccggttcgagccccgggctccccacctgcaggggagtcgcttcacgggcggtgaagcaggtctgcagggggtctcgttgtctctcttcctctctatctcctccttctctctcaatttctctctgtctctatccaataataacaacaacaaaaagaacatatttataaaaaaaaaaaatcaaaacaaagtaAACACAGGTCCCTGTAAGTGTGGCAGTAGTAGGACTTGCTGGCACGGGGTGTGGAGTTCGAGTTCTGACACTGCCTTATCAAAGTGATAaggtgctctggtcctctctctccttaACAGGTAAATCAATCTAACGGTTGGGAAGTGGTGtgactggttgagcacacacattatagcatGGAAGGATGGAGTTCAaggccatggtccccacctgcggaggggggaagcttcatgaatggggaagcaatgctgcaggtgtctctcttcctctctcccagctcccctctcaatctctctctgtcctatcaaataaaacaataaaaaaagacaactctgtggcgtaaggatcccagttcgagccccttgctccccacctgcaggggagttccttcataggcagtcaagcaggtctgcaggtgtctgtctttctctccccctctctgtcttcccctcctctctccatttctctctgtcctatccaataacaatgacatcaataacaacaacaataacaacgagggcaacaaaagggagataatattaaaaaaaaaaaaagaagaagaaggaattagggagtcggacggtagcgcagcgggttaagggcaggttgtgcaaagcgcaagggccggcgttaaggatcctggttccagcccccagcttcccacctgcaggggagtcgctacacaggcagtgaagcaggtctgcaggtgtctaacaacaataataactacaacaataaaacaaccaggacaacaaaagggactgaataaataaatttaaaataaaaagaaaagacaactttgtggggagggcaggggtgggCACCAGTATatcacacacatgaccatgtgcaaggacccaggttcaagtctctgttcccacctgctggggggaagcttctggagtggtggagcagtgcaggcGTCACCACGTCTTTGCGTTTCACCCTCTTATTAAAACCCAGGACTAGGTAGTGGCAGCCTTGTAAAGTGCATGTTATGgccgtgcacagggacctggattcaagccctcaggccccccttgtggggatggggaggagcttcacagtagtgaagtgggtctgcagttgtgtctgtctcccccttcttctcaatttctctttgttctatcaaataaaaaagttaaaatatttaaaaaagaaaccaaaaatacCTGGCGGGGGAGGCGAAAGGGGGGATGATAGAGTAGTATAGGCactaggccccagcaataaccctggtgacaaagcaAACAAAGTAAGACACTTGCCATGAATTGAACAAGACTCCTTGAGCCCGGCTGGTCATGAGCCCTCACAGCCGCTTCCAGGAAGGGCACCAGCCGTGGACACCAGGGTAGAAGCTGTCCGGTCTGAaagccctattctcacctgctctattcctactttccgGTTACTGTTTATTCAACATTTTGTCCACCAGGTTACAGacgctactgtgattccatcctgacttccctgggcagacgaccccatgtgtcctggagccccacctccccagatccctgtcccatcagggacacacagacaggctgggggtccacctgccaactccCGTGTCcggcggggaagcaactacagaagccagaccttccaccttctgcatccccataaggaattttggcctATATCCTCAGagcagaaatgtcaggggaagatgaccagagagctctgaactctaattccatcaggacccagagagagaagaggaaaaaaaaaaaaaaaagaagaaaggaaaagacattcGGAAAAGAAAGACTTTCGCAAGTAGTTA
Above is a window of Erinaceus europaeus chromosome 3, mEriEur2.1, whole genome shotgun sequence DNA encoding:
- the PFN4 gene encoding profilin-4 isoform X2, producing the protein MSHLQTLMLDTLLGTKHVDSAALIKLHERTLCVASPGFSVMPNDIRTLTNGFAKNPLQARREGLYFKEKDYKCVRADDYSLYAKNENSGVIVVKTHMYLLVATYTEGMYPSVCVEATEKLGEFVSQGLSSLLVVLGLLTACDRDPAQTS
- the PFN4 gene encoding profilin-4 isoform X3, whose protein sequence is MSHLQTLMLDTLLGTKHVDSAALIKLHERTLCVASPGFSVMPNDIRTLTNGFAKNPLQARREGLYFKEKDYKCVRADDYSLYAKNENSGVIVVKTHMYLLVATYTEGMYPSVCVEATEKLGDYLRRKGS